The proteins below are encoded in one region of Desulfobaccales bacterium:
- a CDS encoding response regulator, whose amino-acid sequence MDDYSLRPRQALAAPPTRPGILWLVGVLGLCLSLGAALAVWTWEEESRRLRFLHEARDAVSRLAGTIQQTHTALQSLASFLAISDKIGREQFRRFTEPFLSYTQPTYNPGLRALGWVPRLPAAARRDFEEARRREGLLGFQLTEKDSHGSFIPAGDRDEYFPLSLVEPLHGKEDLLGYDLGSEPARRQALNWARDRGDPAASAPLFLAQEQEGHKGILIFWPVYQGDQPPVDVEARRQALKGFALGVFRIADLLAHTFRELKESNLCLQLYDDLAPPGERFLVAFSLHTATALKSPPVSEIAWPHSWTYVAVVDVGSRLWRAVVVPAARPPWLLLLWLPLMVGVGGMVTTGLLVAFLHKRHQNLAALAALNQSLETRVEQRTAELKAANASLEREISEHRRARRALEESEERTRLILEKLQAGILIVEADTKRIVEANPSALRLLGATREELVGEICHERLCPVQAGQCPITDLGRPVDNAEREIIRRDGVRLPVLKTVVPITLGGRLHLLESFVDISAQKKAEAELRAAREAAEDLNRQLAEVNRQLEEAIGQANLLATQAAVANMAKSEFLARMSHEIRTPMNSIIGFTELLSDTPLSDEQAGFVHNVRQSAEALLALINDILDFSKIEAGHLSLEEVDFDPELLAYEVCDLISPRLKDKPVELLCRIGDEVPGFVRGDPARFRQVLLNLLSNAEKFTPAGEIELSLEVAEARDDELLLLTKVRDTGVGIPEDKREQIFDAFQQADGSITRQYGGTGLGLAICRQLARLMGGEVQVDSQVGQGSIFFFTAWVRKSDKAPSGRAVPRGLAGKKVLILDDNDTHLDILSRVLEPLGLRVTALSRGEEVLPTLMAAPPEDPFHLAILDIQMPGLDGYAVAQSIRARAGELGRLPLLAYSSSTDQRRSRFLEAGFDGFLVKPVKRPELVAMLSRLLGAEAPAADKSPTFVTQQTLWEELKHGTRILLVEDNPVNQKLALLMLTKGGYQVELAENGQEAVAKVLADPQAFDLIFMDMQMPVMDGLAATRELRRQGVTLPIIAMTANAMREDRERCLRAGMNDYISKPVKREAVFEMIRKWVVQGGGQPGPPPAASDWDSEEMNF is encoded by the coding sequence ATGGACGACTACTCCCTCAGACCCCGTCAAGCGCTGGCTGCGCCTCCCACCCGGCCGGGTATCTTGTGGCTGGTGGGGGTGCTGGGCCTGTGCCTTTCTCTCGGCGCCGCCCTGGCCGTCTGGACTTGGGAGGAGGAGAGCCGCCGGCTGCGCTTCCTTCACGAAGCCCGGGACGCCGTCAGCCGGCTGGCCGGCACCATTCAGCAGACTCACACCGCCCTGCAGAGCCTGGCCTCGTTCTTGGCCATCTCCGACAAGATCGGACGGGAGCAGTTCCGGCGCTTCACCGAGCCTTTCCTCTCCTACACCCAGCCCACCTACAATCCGGGGCTGCGGGCCCTGGGCTGGGTGCCCCGGCTGCCGGCCGCGGCCCGCCGGGATTTCGAGGAGGCCCGGCGCCGGGAGGGTCTCCTTGGTTTTCAACTCACGGAAAAGGATTCCCACGGCAGCTTCATCCCGGCTGGGGACCGGGACGAATATTTTCCCCTGTCGCTGGTGGAGCCCCTCCACGGCAAGGAGGACCTCCTGGGATATGACCTGGGCTCCGAACCCGCCCGGCGCCAGGCCCTCAACTGGGCCCGGGACCGGGGGGACCCCGCCGCCAGCGCCCCCTTATTTTTGGCCCAGGAACAGGAAGGTCACAAAGGCATCCTGATTTTCTGGCCGGTCTATCAGGGGGACCAGCCCCCCGTCGACGTGGAGGCGCGGCGCCAGGCCCTCAAGGGCTTCGCCCTGGGGGTCTTCCGGATAGCGGATCTGTTGGCCCACACCTTCCGGGAGCTCAAAGAGAGCAATCTCTGCCTCCAGCTTTACGATGATCTGGCCCCCCCGGGGGAACGCTTTCTGGTGGCCTTTTCCCTGCACACCGCCACGGCGCTGAAGTCGCCCCCGGTCTCAGAGATTGCCTGGCCTCACAGCTGGACCTACGTGGCAGTAGTGGATGTGGGCAGCCGGCTGTGGCGCGCCGTGGTGGTGCCCGCGGCCCGGCCGCCGTGGCTCCTTCTCCTCTGGCTGCCGCTTATGGTGGGGGTGGGGGGGATGGTGACTACCGGGCTGTTGGTGGCTTTTCTGCACAAAAGGCACCAGAACCTGGCCGCCCTGGCCGCCCTGAATCAGAGCCTGGAGACCCGGGTGGAGCAGCGCACCGCTGAGCTCAAGGCCGCCAACGCCTCTTTGGAGCGGGAGATCAGCGAGCACCGCCGGGCCCGCCGGGCTCTGGAGGAGAGCGAGGAACGCACCCGGCTCATCCTGGAGAAACTGCAGGCCGGCATCCTCATCGTGGAGGCAGACACCAAACGCATCGTGGAAGCCAATCCCAGCGCCCTGCGCCTCCTGGGTGCCACCCGGGAGGAGCTCGTGGGCGAAATCTGCCACGAGCGGCTCTGCCCGGTCCAGGCCGGGCAATGCCCCATCACCGACCTGGGGCGCCCAGTGGACAACGCCGAGCGGGAGATCATTCGCCGGGATGGGGTGCGGTTGCCGGTCCTCAAGACCGTGGTGCCCATCACCCTGGGGGGCCGGCTGCACCTGTTGGAAAGTTTTGTGGATATCTCGGCGCAAAAAAAGGCGGAAGCGGAGCTCCGGGCCGCCCGGGAGGCCGCAGAGGATCTCAACCGGCAACTGGCGGAGGTCAACCGCCAACTGGAGGAGGCCATCGGCCAGGCCAACCTCCTGGCCACCCAGGCGGCGGTGGCCAACATGGCCAAAAGCGAATTTCTGGCCCGCATGAGCCACGAAATCCGCACCCCCATGAACAGTATCATCGGCTTTACCGAGCTTCTGAGCGACACCCCCTTGAGCGACGAACAGGCGGGGTTTGTCCACAACGTCAGACAGAGCGCCGAGGCCCTGCTGGCCCTCATCAACGACATCCTGGATTTCTCCAAGATCGAGGCCGGCCACCTCTCCCTGGAGGAGGTGGATTTCGACCCGGAACTCCTGGCCTACGAGGTCTGTGACCTCATCTCCCCCCGCCTCAAGGACAAACCGGTGGAGCTCCTCTGCCGCATCGGCGACGAGGTGCCCGGCTTCGTCCGGGGAGATCCCGCCCGCTTCCGGCAGGTGCTCCTCAACCTCCTGAGCAATGCGGAGAAATTCACCCCCGCCGGCGAGATCGAGCTCTCCCTGGAGGTGGCGGAGGCCCGGGACGACGAACTCCTTCTCCTCACCAAGGTGCGGGACACCGGGGTGGGGATTCCGGAAGACAAACGGGAGCAGATCTTTGACGCCTTCCAGCAGGCGGACGGCTCCATCACCCGGCAGTATGGCGGCACCGGCCTGGGTCTGGCCATCTGCCGCCAGCTGGCCCGGCTCATGGGCGGCGAGGTGCAGGTGGACAGCCAGGTGGGGCAAGGGAGCATCTTCTTTTTCACCGCCTGGGTGAGGAAAAGCGACAAGGCACCCTCCGGGAGAGCCGTCCCCCGGGGCCTGGCCGGCAAAAAGGTCCTCATTCTGGACGACAACGACACCCATCTGGACATCCTCAGCCGGGTCCTGGAGCCTCTGGGCCTCAGGGTGACCGCCCTGTCCCGGGGGGAGGAGGTGCTCCCGACGCTGATGGCGGCGCCGCCCGAGGACCCCTTCCACCTGGCCATCCTGGACATTCAGATGCCCGGCCTGGACGGCTATGCCGTGGCCCAAAGCATCCGGGCCCGGGCCGGGGAGCTGGGGCGCCTGCCCCTGTTGGCCTACTCCTCCTCCACCGATCAGCGCCGCTCCCGCTTCCTGGAGGCAGGCTTCGACGGCTTCCTGGTCAAACCGGTGAAACGGCCGGAGCTGGTGGCCATGCTCTCCCGTCTCTTGGGCGCGGAAGCCCCGGCGGCGGACAAAAGCCCCACCTTCGTCACCCAGCAGACCCTGTGGGAAGAGCTGAAGCACGGCACCCGCATCCTCCTGGTGGAGGACAACCCCGTCAACCAGAAACTGGCCCTGCTGATGCTCACCAAAGGGGGGTATCAGGTGGAGCTGGCCGAAAACGGTCAGGAGGCGGTGGCCAAGGTGCTGGCCGACCCCCAGGCCTTCGATCTCATCTTCATGGACATGCAGATGCCGGTGATGGACGGGCTGGCCGCCACCCGGGAGCTGCGGCGCCAGGGCGTGACCCTCCCCATCATCGCCATGACCGCCAACGCCATGCGGGAGGACCGGGAGCGCTGTCTGCGGGCCGGCATGAACGACTATATCTCCAAGCCGGTGAAGCGGGAAGCGGTCTTTGAGATGATCCGCAAGTGGGTGGTGCAGGGGGGAGGGCAACCCGGCCCGCCCCCGGCTGCCAGCGACTGGGACTCGGAGGAGATGAATTTTTAG
- a CDS encoding ATP-binding protein, with the protein MISLPLFPIWIIDFVGSALVIILAVRALGLVRQLMAGEPENAQWLFLYWLTLALLAFALSRGVGHMLRHLLVFSGYDSVWRLLQPFSGGLNSISFVVIASVCLFFHHIQRLYRRMLANHRELEATSREILELNREMEALVIERTMSEMALGVADGIRNPLHIIGGFSHRLLKKAAPEDPVRTWAAHIAREAKRLEEMVARFESLAQRKEAFFRQVDLNKIVQETVNLLQEEFQRKGLRVELELHPNHLYAHLNAHLLKLALAHLLRNAMDATPPEGTVRVATLVEGHQAVLIIQDRGRGMPPEVAARVFEPFYTTEVGGTGLGMVFVRQIVDEHRGTITLDSQVGRGTTITIRLPLRLLEHPGISTPA; encoded by the coding sequence GTGATCAGCCTGCCCCTGTTTCCCATCTGGATCATTGATTTTGTCGGCTCAGCCCTGGTGATCATCCTGGCGGTCCGGGCTCTGGGGCTGGTGCGACAATTGATGGCCGGGGAGCCGGAGAATGCCCAGTGGCTCTTCCTTTACTGGCTGACCCTGGCTTTGCTGGCCTTTGCCCTTTCCCGGGGCGTGGGCCATATGCTCCGGCATCTCCTGGTTTTCTCGGGGTATGACTCGGTGTGGCGGCTGCTGCAGCCTTTCTCCGGCGGGCTCAACAGCATCAGCTTTGTGGTCATCGCCTCGGTGTGCCTCTTTTTCCATCACATCCAGCGCCTTTACCGCCGGATGCTGGCCAATCACCGGGAGCTGGAGGCCACCAGCCGGGAAATCCTGGAGCTGAACCGGGAGATGGAAGCCCTGGTGATTGAGCGCACCATGAGCGAGATGGCCCTGGGGGTGGCCGACGGCATCCGCAACCCCCTGCACATCATTGGCGGGTTCAGCCACCGCCTCCTCAAAAAGGCTGCGCCCGAGGACCCGGTCCGCACCTGGGCCGCCCATATCGCCCGGGAGGCCAAGCGCCTGGAGGAGATGGTGGCACGCTTCGAGTCCCTGGCGCAAAGAAAAGAGGCCTTCTTCCGCCAGGTGGATCTTAATAAGATCGTTCAGGAGACCGTGAACCTCCTCCAGGAGGAATTCCAGCGCAAAGGCCTCCGCGTGGAGCTGGAATTACACCCCAACCACCTGTACGCCCATCTCAATGCCCACCTGCTCAAGCTGGCCCTGGCCCACCTGCTGCGCAACGCCATGGACGCCACTCCTCCTGAGGGAACAGTCCGGGTGGCCACCCTGGTGGAGGGTCACCAGGCCGTCCTCATCATCCAGGACCGCGGCCGGGGCATGCCCCCGGAGGTGGCCGCCCGGGTCTTTGAGCCGTTCTACACCACTGAGGTGGGGGGAACCGGCCTGGGAATGGTCTTCGTCCGCCAGATCGTGGATGAACACCGGGGCACCATTACCCTGGACAGCCAGGTGGGTCGGGGAACCACCATCACCATCAGACTGCCTCTGCGTCTCCTGGAACACCCGGGCATCTCCACGCCTGCCTGA
- a CDS encoding diguanylate cyclase: MADEEDWPVMVVDDHPVTCRLLEVQLRREGYRVLTAANGREALERLGENFCPLVLTDWMMPEMDGLELCRAIRSQEWESYVYLILLTARDSLDDVLTGLEAGADDYLVKPVHPMELLARMRTGRRILALERTLKERNREIARLAVTDPLTGVYNRRYLMENLPRELARARRYHRPLGLILCDLDHFKAINDTFGHGVGDDVLKEFTRRVSGQVRQGVDWLARYGGEEFVMVLPETGLPGCLALARRLLNRVAATPFVTAAGPVPVTASFGVVAVAPGEPGAPSAEALLAQADACLYQAKAGGRNRVAGPRGPDPGGM, translated from the coding sequence GTGGCTGACGAGGAGGATTGGCCCGTCATGGTGGTGGACGATCACCCCGTCACCTGCCGCCTGCTGGAAGTGCAGCTGAGGCGGGAGGGCTACAGGGTGCTCACCGCCGCCAACGGCCGGGAAGCCCTGGAGCGCCTCGGGGAGAATTTTTGCCCCCTGGTCCTCACCGACTGGATGATGCCGGAGATGGACGGGCTGGAACTGTGCCGGGCCATCCGCAGCCAGGAGTGGGAATCCTACGTCTATCTTATCCTCCTCACCGCCCGGGATTCCCTGGATGATGTGCTCACCGGTCTGGAGGCCGGCGCCGATGATTATCTGGTGAAACCGGTGCACCCCATGGAACTCTTGGCCCGGATGCGCACCGGCCGCCGCATTTTGGCTTTGGAGCGCACTCTCAAGGAGCGCAATCGGGAGATTGCCCGGCTGGCGGTCACCGACCCCCTCACCGGGGTCTATAACCGCCGTTACCTGATGGAGAATCTGCCCCGGGAACTGGCCCGGGCCCGGCGCTACCACCGCCCTCTGGGGCTCATCCTGTGCGACCTGGACCATTTTAAAGCAATCAATGACACCTTCGGCCACGGCGTGGGCGATGACGTCCTCAAAGAATTCACCCGGCGAGTCTCCGGCCAAGTGCGGCAAGGGGTGGACTGGCTGGCCCGCTACGGCGGCGAGGAGTTTGTGATGGTCCTGCCGGAGACCGGTCTCCCCGGGTGCCTGGCGTTGGCCCGGCGCCTCCTGAACCGGGTGGCGGCCACGCCGTTCGTCACCGCCGCCGGGCCGGTGCCGGTGACCGCCAGCTTCGGAGTGGTTGCCGTAGCGCCCGGCGAACCGGGCGCCCCGAGCGCCGAAGCCCTCCTGGCCCAGGCCGATGCGTGCCTCTATCAGGCCAAGGCCGGCGGTCGCAACCGGGTGGCCGGTCCCCGTGGCCCGGACCCAGGAGGAATGTGA
- a CDS encoding Hpt domain-containing protein: MTEIFQRSEVLDRLEGDEDLLRELVDLFLSQSWIQIQELQAALAVGDAHTIWNQAHSLKGAAAGLGAEALSHRAAQLEQAGREGDLTAVPGLLQAVEEELTRFQQAVTL; the protein is encoded by the coding sequence ATGACGGAGATTTTTCAGCGCTCGGAAGTGTTGGATCGCCTGGAGGGGGATGAAGACCTCCTCCGGGAGCTTGTGGACCTCTTCCTCAGCCAGTCCTGGATTCAGATCCAGGAACTGCAGGCCGCCCTGGCGGTGGGCGATGCCCACACCATCTGGAACCAGGCCCACTCCCTCAAGGGCGCGGCCGCCGGTTTGGGCGCCGAGGCCCTCAGCCATCGGGCCGCCCAACTGGAGCAGGCCGGCAGGGAGGGAGACCTGACTGCCGTTCCCGGTCTTCTCCAGGCCGTGGAGGAAGAGCTGACCCGTTTCCAACAGGCCGTGACTTTATAA
- a CDS encoding multidrug efflux RND transporter permease subunit, with amino-acid sequence MARFFIHRPIVAIVIAIAMVIVGVVAILSLPVAQYPNIVPPEIIINTTYVGADALTVEQSVATPIEQEMSGVENMNYMYSLNANNGELKLYVNFDVKMDPNTAQVLAQMRQSQAEAKLPEDVRNYGVTVKKSTAAPLMLVNLISPGGTYDAVFLANYAYINLNDQITRVPGIASVTVFGAGQYAMRLWVRPDQLAKLNITIPEIVAAVQKQNTVNPAGQVGAEPAPPGQEYTYAIRSQGRLEHPEEFAQIVLRANPDGSLVRLKDVARIELGAQTYAIQGRLNGRPAAVLALYQLPGTNAIQAVDGVKALMARAKGSFPPDMDYVIALDTTQAVREGIKEILHTLFEALVLVIIVVFIFLQGWRATLIPALAVPVSLIGTFAFFPLIGFSINTIALMGLVLAIGLVVDDAIVVVEAVEHHIEQGLSPKDATLRAMEEVSGPVVAIALVLSAVFLPTIFIPGITGRLYQQFAVTIAISVLISAFNALTLSPALAALILKPNKESRGPLSRFYRWFNEVFSRATNGYVRWCGVCIRKVGLSLLFLLLIAGLTALVGGRLPGGFLPEEDQGYLFAGVQLPDAASLQRTSEVCRQIEEIMLATPGVKYVTSVTGYSMLSGVPNTYSGFFFVTLKPWHERTKPEEKYGAIMAGLNRKLAQLPQGVAFAFSPPAIPGIGTAGGVTFVLEDRAGKDIPFLWENTQKFLAAAQKRPELARVTTTFVPTVPQIFVQVDRDKVLKQGVDVREVYRVLQAFMGGYFINYFNRFGRQWQVYVQADGEFRTHAEQLGQFYVRNQAGEAVPLAALTRLEQRAGPEFTMRHNLYRAVQINAVAAPGFSSAQAMRALEQVFKETMPPEMGYDYRGMSFQEKKAQEGVPAWVVFGLSLTFVFLILAAQYESWSLPFSVLLGTPIAVFGAFVGLMLRSLELNLYAQIGLVMLIGLAAKNAILIVEFAKMEYDKGKEIAEAALEGARLRLRPILMTSFAFILGCVPLALASGSGAVARKVMGTAVIGGMLAATLIAIFLIPVTFFVVEKLAHRKPKEHPRPAPANPGGPQGEQS; translated from the coding sequence ATGGCGCGCTTTTTCATCCATCGGCCCATCGTGGCCATCGTCATCGCCATCGCCATGGTGATTGTGGGCGTGGTGGCCATTTTGAGCCTGCCCGTGGCCCAGTACCCCAACATCGTGCCGCCGGAAATCATTATCAACACCACCTACGTGGGGGCCGACGCCTTAACGGTGGAGCAGTCCGTGGCCACGCCCATCGAGCAGGAAATGAGCGGCGTGGAGAACATGAACTACATGTACTCCCTGAACGCCAACAACGGCGAGCTGAAGCTGTATGTGAACTTTGACGTCAAAATGGACCCCAACACCGCCCAGGTGCTGGCTCAGATGCGCCAGTCCCAGGCCGAGGCCAAACTGCCGGAGGATGTGCGCAACTACGGGGTCACCGTCAAGAAGTCCACCGCCGCGCCCCTGATGCTGGTGAACCTTATCTCCCCGGGCGGCACCTACGACGCCGTCTTCCTGGCCAACTACGCCTACATCAACTTAAACGACCAGATCACCCGGGTGCCCGGGATCGCCAGCGTCACGGTGTTTGGGGCCGGGCAGTATGCCATGCGCCTCTGGGTCCGGCCGGACCAATTGGCCAAGCTCAATATCACCATTCCGGAGATCGTGGCGGCCGTCCAGAAGCAGAACACCGTCAATCCCGCGGGTCAGGTGGGGGCGGAGCCGGCCCCGCCGGGCCAGGAATACACCTATGCCATCCGCTCCCAGGGGCGCCTGGAACACCCCGAGGAGTTTGCCCAGATTGTGCTCCGGGCCAATCCCGACGGCTCCCTGGTGCGCCTCAAAGACGTGGCCCGCATCGAGCTGGGGGCCCAGACCTACGCCATTCAGGGGCGCCTGAACGGCAGGCCCGCCGCGGTCCTGGCCCTGTATCAGCTCCCCGGCACCAATGCCATCCAGGCGGTGGACGGGGTGAAGGCCCTCATGGCCCGGGCCAAGGGGTCCTTCCCGCCGGACATGGACTACGTCATCGCCCTGGACACCACCCAGGCGGTGCGGGAGGGCATCAAGGAGATCCTCCACACCCTGTTTGAGGCCCTGGTGCTGGTGATCATTGTGGTCTTTATCTTCCTCCAGGGCTGGCGGGCCACCCTCATCCCGGCCCTGGCGGTGCCCGTGTCCCTCATCGGCACCTTCGCCTTCTTTCCCCTCATCGGCTTTTCCATCAACACCATCGCTTTGATGGGGCTGGTCCTGGCCATCGGGCTGGTGGTGGACGACGCCATCGTGGTGGTGGAGGCGGTGGAGCACCACATTGAACAGGGCCTCTCCCCCAAAGACGCCACCCTCAGGGCTATGGAGGAGGTCTCCGGGCCGGTGGTGGCCATCGCCCTGGTGCTCTCCGCGGTCTTTTTGCCCACCATCTTCATTCCGGGGATCACCGGCCGCCTCTACCAGCAGTTCGCCGTCACCATCGCCATCAGCGTGCTCATTTCCGCCTTCAACGCCCTGACCCTCTCTCCGGCCCTGGCCGCCCTGATTTTGAAACCTAATAAGGAATCCAGAGGGCCGCTCAGTCGCTTCTACCGCTGGTTCAACGAGGTCTTCAGCCGGGCCACCAATGGCTACGTGCGCTGGTGCGGGGTGTGCATCCGCAAGGTGGGCCTCAGCCTGCTCTTTCTCCTATTGATCGCCGGGCTCACCGCGTTGGTGGGCGGGCGCCTCCCCGGTGGCTTCCTGCCGGAGGAGGACCAAGGATACCTGTTTGCCGGGGTGCAGCTCCCTGACGCCGCCTCCCTGCAGCGCACCAGCGAGGTCTGCCGCCAGATCGAGGAGATCATGCTGGCCACCCCGGGGGTGAAGTATGTCACCTCCGTCACCGGCTACAGCATGCTCTCCGGCGTTCCCAACACTTACAGCGGCTTTTTCTTCGTGACCCTGAAGCCCTGGCATGAGCGCACCAAGCCGGAGGAGAAGTATGGGGCCATCATGGCCGGCCTGAACCGGAAGCTGGCCCAGCTTCCTCAGGGCGTGGCCTTTGCCTTTTCGCCCCCGGCCATTCCCGGCATCGGCACCGCCGGCGGGGTGACCTTCGTCCTGGAGGACCGGGCCGGGAAAGACATCCCTTTCCTGTGGGAGAACACCCAGAAATTCCTGGCCGCGGCCCAAAAGAGACCGGAGCTCGCCCGGGTCACCACCACCTTTGTGCCCACCGTGCCCCAGATCTTCGTCCAGGTGGATCGGGACAAGGTGCTGAAGCAGGGAGTGGACGTGCGGGAGGTCTACCGGGTGCTGCAGGCGTTCATGGGCGGCTATTTCATCAATTACTTCAACCGCTTCGGCCGCCAGTGGCAGGTGTATGTCCAGGCCGACGGGGAATTCCGCACCCACGCCGAGCAGCTGGGGCAGTTTTATGTGCGCAACCAGGCGGGCGAGGCCGTGCCCCTGGCGGCGCTTACCCGCCTGGAGCAGCGCGCCGGGCCGGAATTCACCATGCGCCATAATCTCTACCGCGCCGTCCAGATCAACGCCGTCGCCGCCCCGGGCTTCAGCTCCGCCCAGGCGATGCGGGCTCTGGAGCAGGTCTTCAAGGAGACCATGCCGCCGGAGATGGGCTACGACTATCGGGGCATGTCCTTCCAGGAGAAAAAGGCTCAAGAAGGGGTGCCCGCCTGGGTGGTCTTCGGCCTGTCCCTGACCTTCGTCTTTCTCATCCTGGCGGCCCAATACGAGAGCTGGTCTTTGCCCTTCAGCGTGCTGTTGGGCACGCCCATTGCGGTCTTCGGGGCCTTTGTGGGCCTCATGCTCCGCAGCCTGGAGCTCAACCTCTATGCCCAGATCGGCCTGGTGATGCTCATCGGCCTGGCGGCTAAAAACGCCATCCTCATCGTGGAGTTCGCCAAGATGGAGTACGACAAGGGCAAGGAGATTGCCGAGGCGGCCCTGGAGGGGGCGCGTCTCAGACTGCGGCCCATTCTCATGACCAGCTTTGCCTTCATCCTCGGGTGCGTGCCCCTGGCCCTGGCCTCCGGTTCCGGGGCCGTGGCCCGGAAGGTCATGGGCACCGCGGTCATCGGCGGCATGCTGGCAGCCACCCTCATCGCCATCTTCCTCATCCCGGTGACCTTCTTTGTGGTGGAGAAGCTGGCCCACCGCAAGCCAAAGGAGCACCCCCGGCCGGCGCCGGCCAACCCGGGCGGCCCACAAGGAGAGCAGTCATGA
- a CDS encoding efflux RND transporter periplasmic adaptor subunit — protein sequence MASLLTAVCLAAGLTAGCGDKPAPGPAAPTVEVVEVVVKDVPVTWEWVGTTDGLVNAKINAQVQGYLIKQNYQEGAVVKKGQVLFEIDPRPFQAALEQAKGQLAMAEGQFYTAKANLEKIRPLAAVNAVSKKDLDDAIGREASARAAVQAAKAAVLKAQIELSFTKITSPIDGIAGIAKAQLGDLVGTPGGPELTTVSTVDPIKVYFPISEQEYLRFTRKGKARGEAEPPQAGLELILADGSLFPSPGKVSFADRQVDERTGTIKVAALFPNPGHLLRPGQFAKVRALLETQKDALLVPQRAVRELQGRFQVAVVGPDNRVDLRWVKVGERLGPLWVIEEGLKPGERVVVEGLQKVRAGMPVIPRPHPEPQAASGGQER from the coding sequence ATGGCGTCTCTTCTGACCGCAGTCTGCCTCGCCGCCGGGCTGACGGCCGGCTGCGGCGACAAGCCGGCCCCCGGCCCGGCCGCGCCCACCGTGGAGGTGGTAGAGGTGGTGGTCAAGGATGTGCCGGTGACCTGGGAGTGGGTGGGCACCACCGACGGCCTGGTGAACGCCAAGATCAACGCCCAGGTGCAGGGCTACCTCATCAAGCAGAACTATCAGGAAGGCGCGGTGGTGAAGAAGGGCCAGGTGCTCTTCGAGATCGACCCCCGGCCCTTCCAGGCGGCCCTGGAGCAGGCCAAGGGCCAGCTGGCCATGGCCGAGGGCCAGTTCTACACGGCCAAGGCCAACCTGGAAAAGATCCGGCCCCTGGCGGCAGTGAACGCAGTGAGCAAGAAGGACCTGGACGACGCCATCGGCCGGGAGGCCTCGGCCCGGGCCGCGGTGCAGGCCGCCAAGGCCGCGGTGCTCAAGGCCCAGATCGAGCTCAGCTTCACCAAAATTACCTCCCCCATTGACGGCATCGCCGGCATTGCCAAGGCCCAGTTGGGGGATCTGGTGGGCACCCCCGGCGGGCCGGAGCTCACCACCGTGTCCACGGTGGACCCCATCAAGGTCTACTTCCCCATAAGCGAACAGGAATATCTGCGGTTCACCCGCAAAGGCAAAGCTCGGGGGGAGGCGGAGCCCCCGCAGGCCGGTCTGGAGCTCATCCTGGCGGACGGCAGCCTCTTTCCGTCCCCGGGGAAGGTCTCCTTTGCCGACCGCCAGGTGGACGAGCGCACCGGCACCATCAAGGTGGCGGCCCTCTTCCCCAATCCCGGCCATCTGCTGCGCCCCGGGCAGTTCGCCAAGGTCCGGGCCCTGTTGGAGACGCAAAAGGATGCACTCCTGGTGCCCCAGCGGGCGGTGCGGGAGTTGCAGGGCCGCTTCCAGGTGGCGGTGGTGGGGCCGGACAACCGGGTGGACCTGCGCTGGGTGAAGGTGGGGGAGCGCCTCGGCCCCCTGTGGGTCATTGAAGAGGGCCTGAAACCCGGGGAGCGGGTGGTGGTGGAGGGCCTTCAGAAGGTCCGGGCCGGCATGCCCGTCATTCCTAGGCCCCACCCGGAGCCCCAGGCCGCCTCCGGGGGGCAGGAAAGGTAA